The Streptomyces sp. SS1-1 genome has a segment encoding these proteins:
- a CDS encoding type I polyketide synthase, translated as MSAAQAGPGPGPTVIPWALSGRGRAALRGQAERLAAHVTDGPGAGSAADIGHSLLTTRALLGHRAVVLGTDTPGLLAGLRLLATGERPDDTTATAVTGTALPDPRVAFVFPGQGSQWRGMAVELLDTAPAFADRMNQCATTLEPFMEQDLLDVLRDTGSPLWDRVDVVQPLLWAVMVSLAALWESYGVRPAAVVGHSQGEIAAACVAGALSLEDGARVVALRSKLIRAELAGLGGMLSVPLSPKDVTPRLTPWTGRLQLAAVNGPSFVVVSGEITALDELFAELTSEGVPARRIAVDYASHSPYVETLRDALLEALAPVNPTAADVAFYSTVTGAPLDTTELTADYWYRNLRGTVRFAEATQALLTDGFRVFVETSAHPVLTSSVQDSCEAADTDAAALGSLRRDAGGLDRFALSLAEAHVRGVPVDWTSFLPGARTVDLPTYAFQRKRYWKDPAGARAPQRAAAGQRTVDHPLLSAAVEQASTGGTLFTGRISVQDQPWLADHEVYGATVAPGALLVELALCAGEQLDCPTVAQLTLRAPLVLPQDGGVAVQVAVGDADDSGARPFTVHSGVSEDTGPWTLHAEGVLTDTGAPKAEADLDQWPPAEATPMDVTDGYTALADRGYGYGPAFQGVTAMWRRGDEIFAEAELPDGIRADADRYLLHPALLDACLHPGALGDPDAPALLPFEWTDLRLHAVGASALRVRIAAGDRGDRLDATDTTGRPVLSLAGLSALPVAPDQLAAGQAAPTVEPLALEWVPVPADAPDHGQTLADLDAVRATRDDTTTAPDTVLWTVDRAAHQDVTQAAHESAYRALTVLQEWLTDERFATSKLVVLTRRAVFAPGDEHPADVVVAPVWGLVRAAVAENPDRFVLVDTDDHPDSARVLAAAASTGEPELALRAGTALAPRLRKTPLTPAAVPTPDPDGTVLVTGGTGGLGGLVARHLVAVHGVRRLVLAGRRGVGAAGAGELVAGLEGLGAEVSVVACDVSDRAALSGVLAGIPADHPLTGVVHAAGVLDDGVVASLSAERLDRVLRAKADAAWHLHELTRDHDLAFFCVFSSAAGTVAPGGQGTYAAANTFLDALADHRRAAGLPGQSLVWGMWSLDTGMTGHLDETARRRLRRQGFGVLPEADGLALFDAALASGARVPVLMKLEPAGLRARAESGTLPAVLSSLVRVARRQAASAATGATLADRLARLPDEQRRPMLLEVVRREVADVLGHTSTEGIAPDRAFKELGFDSLTAVELRNRLNTATGLRLPATLVFDHPTATAVADHLRSQMLGTTNRRTAAAASARVDDEPVAIVGMACRFPGGVSSPEELWRLVESGVDAVTDFPSGRGWDVDALYHPEPGVAGRSYARSGGFLHDAAEFDADFFGISPNEALAMDPQQRLLLETSWEALERAGIDPRTLRGTATGVFAGLMYHDYPHSSAAGAIASGRVAYTFGLEGPAVTVDTACSSSLVAVHLAAQALRNGECSLALAGGATVMATPEVLLEFSRQRGLSPDGRCRSFAATADGTGFSEGAGVVLLERLSDARRNGHPVLAVVRGSAVNQDGASNGLTAPNGPSQERVIRQALASAGLSAADVDVVEGHGTGTTLGDPIEAQALLATYGQDRPEGHPLWLGSVKSNIGHTQAAAGVAGIMKMVLAMRHGVVPRTLHVDEPSSQVDWSAGAVELLTEAREWAGEGRPRRAGVSSFGISGTNAHVIVEEPPAVEAPASGDDVAPVAWVVSGKTSEALTAYADQLRSYVAEHEELRPVDVAWSLAARTQFEHRTVVVGADREELLRGLGDAGGVPAATGRLAFLFTGQGAQRLGMGRELAARFPVFAAAFDEVAAALDAYLERPLREVVWGEDPELVDGTGWAQPALFAFEVALFRLLESAGLKPDFVAGHSIGELAAAHVAGVLNLKDVARLVAARGRLMQALPVGGAMASVRAGEDDVRAALLDGVEIAAVNGPASVVISGAAVALAETAEKLKGQYKVTRLRVSHAFHSALMEPMLDDFAEVASQLHYSVPRIPVVSTLTGQRVTDELCDPHYWVRQVRRPVRFADALATLTEGGVDTFLEVGPDAVLAAMVEGPAHAAAATQRRERDEAHTLLTALGALHTRGVDVDFTTLHPGRHLEDLPTYPFQRAHYWLPPSLGTDPARSGQGTTGHPVLAAEVSVPGTDLLLLTGRLAQAEQDWLGEHDLHGRLLFPAAGFVEFALTAGRRVDCGLLAELTVESGLCLDEGPVTVHVVVGAPDSESGARPVTVHSRRDKDTPWTRHAYGTLEPLALPPADVSGPWPPVGATPVDVREVYEALLSAGYGYSALFQAVTAAWRHGEETYAEVALPEEDDGGADFALHPALLDAALHLDRPVDEVTQPVVWREVAVGTVGARTARVRISPVDGGVALTISDGDGRPVLTAARVESRALPAPGPVDPAAPTRKRPSVRMPAPGDGLRERLAGLPEGPRADALLELVRTHVAAVLGHGAWQDVAPDRPFQDLGFDSLAAVELRKALSAACGRWLPPTLVFDHPTARELAHHLGEQLTAATDPADPVLSEVDRLAALLSGAELEQAAARKVTGRLEALLREWRDATAESGGTAAGEPDGTAAEGDRLTSASDDELFAMIDDLRS; from the coding sequence ATGAGTGCGGCGCAGGCAGGGCCCGGCCCGGGCCCGACGGTGATCCCCTGGGCACTGTCCGGCCGAGGCCGGGCGGCGCTGCGCGGACAGGCGGAACGCCTCGCCGCCCACGTGACCGACGGCCCCGGCGCCGGCAGCGCCGCCGACATCGGGCACTCCCTGCTCACCACCCGCGCCCTCCTCGGACACCGGGCCGTCGTCCTCGGCACCGATACCCCCGGACTCCTCGCCGGGCTGCGCCTCCTGGCCACGGGCGAACGCCCCGACGACACGACGGCCACCGCCGTCACCGGCACCGCGCTGCCCGACCCGCGGGTGGCGTTCGTCTTCCCCGGACAGGGCTCGCAGTGGCGCGGCATGGCCGTCGAACTCCTCGACACCGCACCGGCCTTCGCCGACCGCATGAACCAGTGCGCGACCACACTCGAGCCGTTCATGGAGCAGGACCTCCTCGACGTGCTCCGCGACACCGGGTCCCCGCTGTGGGACCGCGTCGACGTCGTGCAACCCCTGCTGTGGGCGGTGATGGTGTCGCTGGCCGCGCTCTGGGAGTCGTACGGCGTACGGCCCGCGGCCGTCGTCGGCCACTCGCAGGGCGAGATCGCCGCGGCCTGCGTCGCCGGCGCGCTGTCCCTGGAGGACGGCGCACGCGTCGTGGCCCTGCGCAGCAAACTCATCCGCGCCGAACTCGCCGGCCTCGGCGGCATGCTCTCCGTGCCCCTCTCCCCGAAGGACGTCACCCCACGCCTGACCCCCTGGACGGGCCGTCTCCAGCTCGCCGCGGTCAACGGGCCCTCCTTCGTCGTCGTCAGCGGCGAGATCACCGCCCTGGACGAACTGTTCGCGGAACTGACCTCCGAGGGAGTCCCGGCACGCCGCATCGCGGTGGACTACGCCTCGCACTCCCCGTACGTCGAGACACTGCGGGACGCCCTGCTGGAAGCCCTGGCCCCGGTGAACCCGACCGCGGCGGACGTCGCGTTCTACTCCACCGTCACCGGCGCCCCACTGGACACGACGGAGCTGACCGCCGACTACTGGTACCGGAACCTGCGCGGCACCGTCCGCTTCGCCGAAGCCACCCAGGCCCTGCTGACCGACGGCTTCCGCGTCTTCGTGGAGACGAGCGCCCACCCCGTCCTCACCAGCTCCGTCCAGGACAGCTGCGAAGCCGCCGACACCGACGCGGCCGCCCTCGGCTCCCTGCGCCGCGACGCCGGCGGCCTCGACCGCTTCGCCCTGTCGCTGGCCGAGGCCCACGTACGGGGCGTCCCCGTGGACTGGACGTCCTTCCTGCCGGGCGCGCGGACCGTCGACCTCCCCACCTACGCCTTCCAGCGCAAGCGCTACTGGAAGGACCCGGCCGGTGCCAGAGCCCCGCAGCGGGCCGCCGCCGGACAGCGGACCGTCGACCACCCCCTGCTGTCCGCCGCCGTCGAGCAGGCGTCCACCGGCGGCACCCTGTTCACGGGCCGGATCTCCGTCCAGGACCAGCCCTGGCTCGCCGACCACGAGGTGTACGGCGCGACCGTCGCACCAGGCGCCCTGCTCGTCGAGCTGGCCCTGTGCGCCGGCGAGCAACTGGACTGCCCCACGGTCGCGCAGTTGACGCTGCGGGCCCCGCTCGTGCTGCCGCAGGACGGCGGAGTCGCCGTCCAGGTCGCCGTCGGCGACGCGGACGACTCCGGCGCACGGCCCTTCACCGTGCACTCCGGGGTGTCCGAGGACACCGGGCCCTGGACACTGCACGCCGAAGGCGTGCTCACCGACACCGGTGCCCCGAAGGCCGAGGCCGACCTCGACCAGTGGCCACCGGCCGAGGCCACCCCCATGGACGTCACGGACGGGTACACCGCGCTGGCGGACCGCGGATACGGGTACGGCCCGGCGTTCCAGGGCGTCACCGCGATGTGGCGGCGCGGGGACGAGATCTTCGCGGAAGCGGAACTCCCCGACGGGATACGGGCGGACGCCGACCGCTACCTCCTGCACCCCGCCCTCCTCGACGCCTGCCTGCACCCCGGGGCGCTCGGCGACCCCGACGCACCCGCACTTCTCCCCTTCGAGTGGACCGACCTGCGCCTGCACGCGGTCGGCGCGAGCGCCCTGCGCGTCCGCATCGCCGCAGGCGACCGGGGCGACCGGCTGGACGCCACCGACACCACGGGCCGTCCCGTGCTGTCACTGGCCGGACTGTCGGCGCTGCCGGTGGCTCCCGACCAGCTGGCCGCAGGACAAGCCGCCCCGACGGTGGAGCCGCTGGCGCTGGAGTGGGTGCCGGTCCCGGCGGACGCACCGGACCACGGTCAGACCCTCGCCGACCTCGACGCGGTGCGGGCGACACGGGACGACACGACGACCGCGCCCGACACCGTGCTCTGGACGGTGGACCGAGCCGCACACCAGGACGTGACGCAGGCCGCGCACGAGTCGGCGTACCGGGCGCTGACCGTCCTCCAGGAGTGGCTGACCGACGAGCGCTTCGCCACGTCGAAGCTGGTCGTGCTGACCCGGCGAGCCGTCTTTGCACCCGGCGACGAACATCCCGCCGATGTGGTGGTCGCCCCTGTGTGGGGACTGGTCCGCGCGGCCGTCGCGGAGAACCCGGATCGGTTCGTCCTCGTCGACACCGACGACCACCCCGACTCCGCCCGCGTCCTCGCGGCCGCCGCGTCGACAGGCGAACCGGAACTGGCCCTGCGTGCCGGCACCGCCCTCGCCCCCCGGCTGCGGAAGACACCGCTGACCCCCGCTGCCGTGCCCACCCCCGACCCTGACGGCACGGTGCTGGTGACGGGTGGGACGGGTGGTCTCGGCGGGTTGGTGGCGCGGCATCTGGTGGCGGTGCATGGGGTGCGGCGGCTGGTGTTGGCCGGTCGCCGGGGTGTGGGTGCTGCGGGGGCGGGGGAGTTGGTGGCCGGGCTGGAGGGGTTGGGTGCCGAGGTCTCGGTGGTGGCGTGTGACGTGTCGGACCGGGCTGCGCTGTCTGGGGTGCTGGCGGGGATTCCGGCCGATCATCCGTTGACGGGTGTGGTGCATGCGGCGGGTGTGCTGGACGACGGTGTGGTGGCGTCGTTGAGCGCGGAGCGGCTGGACCGTGTGTTGCGGGCGAAGGCCGACGCCGCCTGGCACCTGCACGAACTCACCCGCGACCACGACCTGGCCTTCTTCTGCGTGTTCTCCTCGGCGGCCGGCACGGTCGCCCCGGGAGGGCAGGGCACGTACGCGGCCGCCAACACGTTCCTCGACGCCCTTGCGGACCACCGCCGGGCGGCTGGACTGCCGGGTCAGTCGCTGGTGTGGGGCATGTGGTCCCTGGACACCGGGATGACCGGCCACCTCGACGAGACGGCCCGGCGCCGCCTGCGACGGCAGGGCTTCGGCGTGCTGCCCGAGGCGGACGGGCTCGCGCTGTTCGACGCGGCCCTCGCCTCCGGCGCGCGGGTGCCGGTCCTGATGAAGCTGGAGCCCGCCGGACTGAGGGCGCGGGCCGAGTCCGGCACGCTGCCCGCCGTGCTGAGCTCCCTGGTGAGAGTGGCGCGCCGGCAGGCCGCGAGCGCCGCGACCGGTGCCACGCTCGCCGACCGGCTCGCCCGGCTGCCCGACGAACAGCGCCGCCCGATGCTGCTGGAAGTGGTGCGCCGGGAGGTCGCGGACGTCCTCGGCCACACGAGCACCGAGGGCATCGCACCCGACCGCGCGTTCAAGGAACTCGGCTTCGACTCGCTGACGGCCGTCGAACTGCGGAACCGGCTCAACACCGCCACCGGCCTACGGCTCCCCGCGACCCTGGTGTTCGACCACCCGACCGCCACCGCGGTCGCCGACCACCTGCGCAGCCAGATGCTGGGCACCACGAACCGCCGTACGGCGGCCGCCGCGTCGGCGCGGGTGGATGACGAGCCGGTGGCGATCGTGGGGATGGCGTGCCGTTTCCCGGGCGGGGTGTCGTCGCCGGAGGAGTTGTGGCGGCTGGTCGAGTCCGGGGTGGACGCGGTGACGGACTTCCCGTCCGGCCGGGGCTGGGACGTGGACGCCCTCTACCATCCCGAACCGGGCGTCGCCGGACGCAGCTATGCGCGGTCGGGCGGATTCCTGCACGACGCCGCCGAGTTCGACGCGGACTTCTTCGGGATCAGCCCCAACGAGGCGCTGGCCATGGACCCGCAGCAGCGGTTGCTGTTGGAGACGTCGTGGGAGGCGCTGGAGCGGGCCGGCATCGACCCGCGCACGCTGCGCGGCACCGCCACCGGCGTCTTCGCGGGCCTGATGTATCACGACTACCCCCACAGCTCGGCGGCCGGCGCGATCGCCTCGGGCCGGGTGGCGTACACGTTCGGCCTGGAGGGCCCCGCGGTCACGGTCGACACGGCCTGCTCCTCCTCGCTCGTGGCCGTACACCTGGCGGCGCAGGCGCTGCGCAACGGCGAGTGTTCGCTGGCCCTGGCCGGCGGCGCGACCGTGATGGCCACACCCGAGGTGCTGCTGGAGTTCAGCAGGCAGCGCGGTCTTTCGCCGGACGGCCGTTGCCGCTCGTTCGCCGCGACGGCGGACGGGACCGGGTTCTCCGAGGGCGCGGGCGTGGTGCTGCTGGAGCGGCTGTCGGATGCGCGGCGCAACGGGCATCCGGTGCTGGCGGTGGTGCGGGGTTCGGCGGTGAATCAGGACGGTGCGTCGAACGGGCTGACGGCGCCGAACGGGCCGTCGCAGGAGCGGGTGATCCGTCAGGCGCTGGCGTCGGCGGGGTTGTCGGCCGCTGATGTGGACGTGGTCGAGGGGCACGGGACCGGCACGACGCTGGGCGACCCGATCGAGGCGCAGGCGTTGCTGGCGACGTACGGGCAGGACCGCCCCGAGGGGCACCCCCTGTGGTTGGGCTCCGTCAAGTCGAACATCGGGCATACGCAGGCTGCTGCGGGTGTCGCCGGGATCATGAAGATGGTGCTGGCGATGCGGCACGGGGTGGTGCCGCGGACGTTGCATGTGGATGAGCCGTCTTCGCAGGTGGACTGGTCCGCGGGCGCGGTCGAACTGCTCACGGAGGCCAGGGAGTGGGCTGGTGAGGGCCGTCCGCGTCGGGCCGGTGTGTCGTCGTTCGGAATCAGTGGGACGAACGCGCACGTGATCGTGGAGGAGCCGCCCGCGGTCGAGGCGCCGGCTTCCGGAGATGACGTGGCGCCCGTGGCGTGGGTCGTGTCCGGTAAGACCTCCGAGGCGCTGACCGCCTACGCCGATCAGCTCCGGTCCTACGTGGCGGAACACGAGGAGCTGCGGCCTGTGGACGTTGCCTGGTCGCTGGCCGCACGGACGCAGTTCGAGCACCGGACCGTGGTCGTGGGGGCTGACCGCGAGGAACTGCTGCGCGGTTTGGGTGACGCCGGGGGAGTACCTGCGGCGACCGGCCGGCTCGCCTTCCTGTTCACCGGGCAGGGAGCCCAACGGCTGGGCATGGGGCGCGAACTGGCGGCCCGTTTCCCGGTGTTCGCCGCCGCCTTCGACGAGGTCGCCGCCGCGCTGGACGCGTATCTGGAGCGGCCCCTGCGTGAGGTCGTCTGGGGCGAGGATCCCGAGCTCGTCGACGGGACGGGGTGGGCGCAGCCCGCGCTGTTCGCGTTCGAGGTCGCGCTGTTCCGGCTGCTGGAGTCGGCCGGGCTGAAGCCCGACTTCGTCGCCGGGCATTCGATCGGCGAGCTGGCCGCCGCCCATGTGGCCGGCGTGCTGAACCTGAAGGACGTGGCCCGGCTCGTGGCGGCGCGAGGCCGGCTGATGCAGGCGCTGCCTGTCGGTGGTGCGATGGCATCCGTCCGTGCCGGTGAGGACGACGTGCGAGCGGCGCTCCTGGACGGTGTGGAGATCGCCGCGGTCAACGGCCCCGCCTCGGTCGTGATCTCGGGAGCCGCTGTCGCTCTCGCGGAGACGGCCGAGAAGCTGAAGGGTCAGTACAAGGTGACCCGTCTGCGGGTCAGTCACGCGTTCCACTCGGCTCTGATGGAGCCGATGCTGGACGACTTCGCCGAGGTCGCCTCCCAGTTGCACTACTCCGTTCCACGTATCCCGGTGGTCTCGACCTTGACCGGTCAGCGGGTGACCGACGAGCTGTGCGACCCGCACTACTGGGTCCGACAGGTCCGCCGGCCCGTCCGCTTCGCCGACGCCCTCGCCACCCTCACCGAAGGCGGCGTGGACACGTTCCTGGAGGTCGGTCCCGACGCCGTCCTGGCCGCCATGGTGGAAGGCCCCGCTCACGCGGCCGCCGCCACTCAACGCCGCGAACGCGACGAAGCGCACACCCTCCTCACGGCCCTCGGCGCCCTCCACACACGCGGCGTCGACGTCGACTTCACCACCCTCCATCCCGGCCGGCACCTGGAAGACCTGCCCACCTACCCGTTCCAGCGCGCCCACTACTGGCTGCCCCCGTCACTCGGCACGGACCCCGCCCGGAGCGGGCAGGGGACGACCGGGCACCCCGTCCTCGCGGCCGAGGTGTCCGTCCCCGGCACCGATCTGCTCCTGCTCACCGGACGCTTGGCGCAGGCCGAGCAGGACTGGCTGGGTGAACACGACCTGCACGGGCGGCTCCTGTTCCCGGCGGCGGGGTTCGTCGAGTTCGCGCTCACCGCCGGACGCCGGGTGGACTGCGGGCTGCTCGCCGAGCTGACCGTGGAGTCGGGCCTTTGCCTCGACGAGGGACCGGTCACCGTCCACGTCGTCGTCGGTGCGCCGGATTCCGAGTCCGGGGCGCGGCCGGTGACCGTCCACAGCCGCCGCGACAAGGACACGCCCTGGACCCGGCACGCGTACGGCACGCTCGAACCCCTCGCTCTCCCGCCGGCGGACGTGTCCGGGCCCTGGCCGCCCGTCGGCGCGACTCCGGTCGACGTGCGGGAGGTCTACGAGGCGCTGCTCTCCGCCGGGTACGGCTACAGCGCACTCTTCCAGGCGGTCACGGCTGCCTGGCGGCACGGCGAGGAGACGTACGCGGAGGTCGCCCTGCCAGAGGAGGACGACGGCGGCGCCGACTTCGCGCTCCATCCGGCGCTCCTCGATGCCGCCCTGCACCTGGACCGTCCGGTGGACGAGGTGACCCAGCCGGTGGTGTGGAGGGAGGTGGCCGTCGGGACCGTCGGCGCGCGCACTGCGCGGGTACGGATCTCACCCGTCGACGGCGGTGTCGCGCTGACGATCTCCGACGGCGACGGACGGCCCGTACTGACCGCCGCACGCGTCGAGAGCCGGGCGTTGCCCGCGCCCGGACCGGTGGACCCGGCCGCCCCCACCCGGAAACGGCCGTCCGTCAGGATGCCGGCACCCGGGGACGGCCTGCGCGAGCGACTGGCCGGCCTGCCGGAAGGCCCCCGCGCGGACGCACTGCTCGAACTGGTCCGAACGCACGTGGCCGCGGTCCTCGGGCACGGGGCGTGGCAGGACGTGGCGCCCGACCGGCCGTTCCAGGACCTCGGGTTCGACTCGCTGGCCGCCGTCGAGCTGCGCAAGGCGCTGAGTGCGGCCTGCGGACGCTGGCTGCCGCCCACGCTGGTCTTCGACCACCCCACCGCGCGGGAGCTGGCGCACCACCTCGGTGAGCAGCTCACCGCCGCCACCGACCCGGCGGACCCCGTGCTGTCCGAGGTGGACCGGCTCGCGGCCCTGCTCAGTGGTGCCGAGCTGGAGCAGGCCGCGGCCCGCAAGGTCACCGGGCGCCTCGAGGCGCTGCTCCGGGAGTGGCGGGACGCCACCGCGGAGTCCGGCGGAACGGCTGCCGGGGAGCCCGACGGCACGGCGGCCGAGGGCGACCGTCTGACCTCCGCGTCCGACGACGAACTGTTCGCGATGATCGACGACCTGCGGAGCTGA
- a CDS encoding NAD(P)/FAD-dependent oxidoreductase, protein MSRALVLGGGLAGMLAAAALTGTVDEVVVLERDTFPDTPEPRRGLPQGHHSHILMRGGVEAIDELLPGTVDELYAAGAKKRGLPSGALARGPEGWMERLDTDAYLLLCSRDLLDHIVRRQVLGHDRIAVREATKVLGLTGGATRVTGVLTETPDGEERLDADLVVDATGRGSHAPAWLTALGLPEVREDVVDAGVTYVSRWFEAPPGTKDDFPGVMIQMTPGTGEPGQGAGLLPMEEGRWILSLFGSRGGEPPNDEEGFARFARERHHPIIADLIAQATPSGPIRTYRNIPDRRRRYEKLPLPDGFVVIGDAASALNPVHGTGMSVAAQCARLLRDELADGGLRPKLTRRVQAGIARINGGAWRLAVNTDQGLPGVRANVRLQGGALADRMAARVARTGCRDPHVINAVFSVASLVKPMTAMMSPAFLLAVLRGPRKPALTSEEAIAQFPEFGDLLPYGASDRPTRNTA, encoded by the coding sequence GTGAGCCGCGCACTCGTCCTCGGCGGCGGACTCGCCGGCATGCTGGCCGCCGCCGCCCTCACCGGCACCGTCGACGAGGTCGTCGTACTAGAACGCGACACCTTCCCCGACACCCCCGAACCCCGCCGCGGCCTCCCGCAGGGCCACCACAGCCACATCCTCATGCGCGGCGGCGTCGAAGCCATCGACGAACTGCTCCCCGGCACTGTCGACGAGCTGTACGCCGCCGGCGCCAAGAAGCGCGGCCTGCCCTCCGGCGCCCTGGCCCGCGGTCCCGAAGGCTGGATGGAACGCCTCGACACCGACGCCTACCTGCTGCTGTGCAGCCGGGACCTGCTCGACCACATCGTCCGACGCCAGGTGCTCGGCCACGACCGGATCGCCGTCCGCGAGGCCACGAAGGTCCTCGGCCTGACCGGCGGCGCCACCCGCGTGACCGGTGTCCTCACCGAGACCCCCGACGGGGAGGAACGACTCGACGCCGACCTCGTCGTCGACGCCACAGGCCGCGGCTCCCACGCCCCCGCCTGGCTCACCGCGCTCGGACTGCCCGAGGTCCGCGAGGACGTCGTCGACGCCGGCGTCACCTACGTGAGCCGGTGGTTCGAGGCACCGCCCGGCACCAAGGACGACTTCCCCGGCGTGATGATCCAGATGACCCCCGGCACCGGTGAACCCGGCCAGGGCGCCGGACTGCTGCCCATGGAGGAAGGCCGCTGGATCCTCAGCCTGTTCGGCAGCCGAGGCGGCGAACCCCCCAACGACGAGGAGGGCTTCGCACGGTTCGCCCGCGAGCGGCACCACCCGATCATCGCCGACCTCATCGCCCAGGCCACCCCGTCCGGCCCGATCCGCACCTACCGCAACATCCCCGACCGCCGGCGCCGCTACGAGAAACTGCCGCTGCCCGACGGCTTCGTCGTCATCGGCGACGCCGCGTCCGCACTCAACCCCGTGCACGGCACCGGCATGTCCGTCGCCGCCCAGTGCGCCCGCCTGCTGCGCGACGAACTCGCCGACGGCGGCCTGCGGCCCAAGCTCACCCGGCGCGTCCAGGCCGGCATCGCCCGCATCAACGGCGGCGCCTGGCGGCTCGCCGTCAACACCGACCAGGGCCTGCCCGGCGTCCGCGCCAACGTGCGCCTCCAGGGCGGCGCCCTCGCCGACCGCATGGCGGCCCGCGTCGCCCGCACCGGCTGCCGCGACCCGCACGTCATCAACGCCGTCTTCAGCGTGGCCTCCCTGGTCAAGCCCATGACCGCGATGATGTCCCCGGCCTTCCTGCTGGCCGTGCTGCGCGGACCCCGCAAGCCCGCGCTCACCTCCGAGGAGGCCATCGCCCAGTTCCCGGAGTTCGGCGACCTGCTCCCGTACGGCGCGTCGGACCGGCCGACCCGCAACACGGCATGA
- a CDS encoding DUF993 family protein gives MIKLPEADGSLTTYEPDHTAPTHPADPTPFRTRSMLATAHVLADPLADNEPLGPVGPTPPPQKLDWDATLAFRRHLWSYGFTLCEGMDTAHRGMGVDWPLAAELIRRCGAEARAVGGRMAAAVLTDQIEPFEPCTLKDVQAAYEEQLAVVEEAGAQPVIMCSPHLTVAARGHDDFAEVYGALIRQSSRPVILHWITSEWDPRNTEYWGPEEPEPAYDALLDIVRDHPGKIDGVKIGPADLDRQIAWRAKLPDGVKFYTSDTTDYARMFVGDDKGHSHGLTPVFDPVIPLAAQAFRALDDGDDTRATELLESTLPLNRHLFSGEGRSIYFFRTGVTFLAWLSGHAPHFRMVWGEQSARSVPHLATAYRLADEAGAFPDPDLAERRMKLFLAISGVDQ, from the coding sequence ATGATCAAGCTTCCCGAGGCGGACGGCTCCCTCACCACCTACGAGCCGGACCACACCGCCCCCACACACCCGGCCGACCCCACGCCCTTCCGGACCCGGTCGATGCTGGCGACGGCCCACGTCCTCGCCGACCCGCTCGCGGACAACGAACCGCTCGGCCCGGTCGGCCCCACCCCGCCGCCGCAGAAGCTGGACTGGGACGCCACCCTCGCCTTCCGCCGGCACCTGTGGTCGTACGGCTTCACCCTGTGCGAAGGCATGGACACCGCACACCGCGGCATGGGCGTCGACTGGCCGCTGGCCGCCGAACTGATCCGCCGCTGCGGCGCCGAAGCCAGGGCCGTCGGCGGACGGATGGCCGCCGCCGTCCTCACCGACCAGATCGAGCCCTTCGAACCCTGCACCCTCAAGGACGTACAGGCCGCCTACGAGGAACAGCTGGCCGTCGTCGAGGAGGCGGGCGCCCAGCCCGTCATCATGTGCAGCCCCCACCTCACCGTCGCCGCACGCGGCCACGACGACTTCGCCGAGGTGTACGGCGCCCTCATCCGCCAGTCCAGCCGGCCCGTCATCCTGCACTGGATCACCTCCGAATGGGACCCCCGCAACACCGAGTACTGGGGTCCGGAGGAACCCGAACCCGCCTACGACGCCCTCCTGGACATCGTCCGCGACCACCCCGGCAAGATCGACGGCGTCAAGATCGGCCCAGCCGACCTGGACCGCCAGATCGCCTGGCGCGCCAAACTGCCCGACGGCGTCAAGTTCTACACCAGCGACACCACCGACTACGCGCGCATGTTCGTCGGCGACGACAAGGGCCACAGCCACGGACTCACCCCCGTCTTCGACCCCGTGATCCCGCTCGCCGCCCAGGCGTTCCGCGCACTCGACGACGGTGACGACACCCGGGCCACCGAACTCCTCGAATCCACCCTGCCGTTGAACCGGCACCTGTTCAGCGGCGAAGGACGCAGCATCTACTTCTTCCGCACCGGAGTGACGTTCCTCGCCTGGCTGTCCGGACACGCCCCGCACTTCCGGATGGTGTGGGGAGAACAGTCCGCCCGCTCGGTGCCCCACCTGGCCACCGCCTACCGGCTGGCCGACGAGGCGGGCGCCTTCCCCGACCCCGACCTCGCCGAACGACGGATGAAACTGTTCCTCGCCATCTCGGGGGTCGACCAGTGA
- a CDS encoding ferredoxin, translated as MRITTDRETCVGSGACVFHAQGVFDQHPDGRVLLLVEEPDEALRAAALTAAANCPVNAISVNDV; from the coding sequence ATGCGGATCACGACCGACCGCGAGACCTGCGTGGGATCGGGCGCCTGCGTCTTCCACGCCCAGGGAGTCTTCGACCAGCACCCCGACGGCCGGGTCCTCCTGCTCGTCGAGGAACCGGACGAGGCACTGCGCGCCGCCGCGCTGACCGCCGCCGCGAACTGCCCGGTCAACGCGATTTCCGTCAACGACGTCTGA